In Paraburkholderia flagellata, a genomic segment contains:
- a CDS encoding electron transfer flavoprotein-ubiquinone oxidoreductase, whose protein sequence is MTTASILEQYGPRESMEYDVVIVGGGPAGLSAAIRLKQLAAEKGAEIGVCVLEKGSEIGAHILSGAVMDPRALNELIPDWKEQGAPLNVPVTEDKFLFLSETGAKSVPNWALPDNFKNHGNYVISLANVTRWLGQQAEALGVEIFPGFPAAEVLYNDDGSVKGVATGNMGVGKDGEPTENFQLGMELHAKYTLFCEGCRGHLGRQLNEKFKLGKDSDPQVYGIGIKELWEIDPAKHQPGLVIHTAGWPLESDTYGGSFLYHIDNNQVMVGFVVGLAYQNPYLSPFEEFQRYKTHPEIRKYLEGGKRVSYGARAITAGGLMSLPKLVFPGGALVGDDAGFLNASRIKGSHAAIKTGMLAADAAFEAVQAGRQSDELAAYPKAFKQSWLHTELYKARNFKQWMSKGLYLGTLMVGIEQKLLGGNVPWTLHHQHRDHEMLKPASQCKPIEYPKPDGKLTFDRLSSVFISNTNHEENQPAHLTLKDASVPVNVNLRTYAGPEARFCPAAVYEFMKNDDGSDRLQINAQNCVHCKTCDIKDPTQNIVWVTPEGGGGPNYPNV, encoded by the coding sequence ATGACAACAGCAAGCATTCTGGAGCAATACGGTCCACGCGAGTCGATGGAATACGACGTGGTGATCGTCGGCGGTGGCCCAGCCGGCCTGTCCGCCGCGATCCGCCTGAAGCAGCTGGCCGCGGAGAAAGGCGCTGAAATCGGCGTGTGCGTGCTGGAAAAGGGCTCGGAAATCGGGGCGCATATCCTCTCGGGCGCAGTCATGGATCCGCGTGCCCTGAACGAGCTGATTCCGGACTGGAAAGAGCAAGGCGCACCGCTGAACGTGCCCGTGACCGAGGACAAGTTCCTTTTTCTTTCCGAAACCGGGGCTAAATCGGTGCCGAACTGGGCGCTGCCCGACAACTTCAAGAACCACGGCAACTACGTCATCAGCCTCGCGAACGTCACGCGCTGGCTGGGCCAGCAGGCCGAGGCGCTGGGCGTGGAGATCTTCCCGGGCTTCCCCGCTGCCGAAGTGCTCTACAACGACGACGGCTCGGTCAAGGGCGTCGCCACCGGCAACATGGGTGTGGGCAAGGACGGCGAGCCCACCGAGAACTTCCAGCTCGGCATGGAGCTGCATGCCAAATACACGCTGTTCTGCGAAGGCTGCCGCGGTCACCTGGGCCGGCAGCTGAACGAGAAGTTCAAGCTGGGCAAGGATTCGGACCCGCAGGTCTACGGCATCGGTATCAAGGAACTCTGGGAGATCGATCCGGCGAAGCACCAGCCGGGCCTCGTGATTCACACCGCCGGCTGGCCGCTCGAATCGGACACCTACGGCGGCTCGTTCCTGTATCACATCGACAACAACCAGGTGATGGTGGGTTTTGTCGTGGGTCTGGCGTACCAGAACCCCTACCTCTCGCCGTTCGAGGAATTCCAGCGCTACAAGACTCACCCGGAGATCCGCAAGTACCTCGAAGGCGGCAAACGGGTGTCGTACGGCGCGCGCGCGATCACCGCAGGCGGCCTGATGTCGCTGCCCAAGCTCGTGTTCCCGGGCGGCGCGCTCGTGGGCGACGATGCGGGCTTTTTGAACGCCTCGCGCATCAAGGGCAGCCACGCGGCGATCAAGACCGGCATGCTGGCCGCAGATGCGGCATTTGAAGCCGTGCAGGCCGGCCGCCAGAGCGATGAACTCGCGGCCTATCCGAAAGCGTTCAAGCAGTCGTGGCTCCACACGGAGCTGTACAAGGCGCGCAACTTCAAGCAGTGGATGAGCAAGGGCCTGTACCTGGGCACGCTGATGGTCGGCATCGAGCAGAAGCTGCTGGGCGGCAACGTGCCGTGGACGCTGCATCACCAGCACCGCGACCACGAAATGCTGAAACCGGCCTCGCAGTGCAAGCCGATCGAGTATCCGAAACCTGATGGCAAGCTCACGTTCGACCGGCTCTCCTCGGTGTTCATCTCGAACACGAACCACGAGGAGAACCAGCCCGCGCATCTGACGCTCAAGGACGCGAGCGTGCCCGTGAACGTGAACCTGCGCACCTACGCGGGCCCCGAAGCGCGCTTCTGCCCGGCCGCGGTGTACGAGTTCATGAAGAACGACGACGGCAGCGACCGCCTGCAGATCAACGCGCAGAACTGCGTGCACTGCAAGACGTGCGACATCAAGGACCCGACGCAGAACATCGTATGGGTCACGCCGGAAGGTGGCGGCGGGCCGAACTATCCGAACGTGTGA
- a CDS encoding HpcH/HpaI aldolase/citrate lyase family protein: MLSDRKTAPTASQARHEAVSAAFSAQSFLFVPGSRPERFERALGSGADTVIIDLEDAVEPAAKDAARENIVKFASRNHPVLVRINGRATPWFEQDAKLGALDGVAGIVLPKAEQATDVRSVVSLARRRVPVYPLIESALGMWNALEIAQAPYVKRLMFGTLDFIAEMGMPDDGEPLNQYRAQLALISRVAGIDTPVDGVTPDIHDVAHIERDALNGKHQGFGAKLCIHPKQVDAVHRCYRPSAEELAWAARVAEAASMADSGAITVDGKMVDKPVLLRAERILALAAALSQPAREAVAVVG; encoded by the coding sequence ATGCTATCTGATCGCAAGACGGCGCCAACGGCGTCCCAAGCTCGCCACGAGGCGGTCAGCGCGGCATTCTCGGCTCAATCGTTTCTTTTCGTACCAGGAAGTCGCCCGGAGCGCTTTGAACGCGCCCTTGGCAGCGGAGCGGACACGGTTATTATCGACCTCGAAGATGCCGTCGAGCCAGCGGCCAAGGACGCGGCGCGCGAGAACATCGTGAAATTTGCTTCGCGCAATCACCCAGTCCTAGTGCGCATCAACGGCCGCGCTACGCCGTGGTTCGAACAGGACGCGAAACTTGGCGCGCTCGACGGTGTCGCTGGCATCGTGCTGCCCAAGGCAGAGCAGGCGACCGACGTTAGGTCGGTTGTCTCCCTGGCGCGCCGCCGGGTGCCCGTATACCCTCTGATCGAGAGCGCTCTAGGCATGTGGAATGCCTTGGAAATTGCCCAGGCGCCATATGTAAAGCGCTTGATGTTTGGCACGCTGGACTTCATCGCAGAGATGGGGATGCCGGACGACGGCGAGCCGCTGAATCAGTATCGTGCGCAGCTCGCGTTGATTTCGCGAGTAGCGGGAATCGACACGCCAGTTGACGGCGTGACCCCCGACATTCACGACGTCGCGCACATCGAACGTGACGCGCTTAACGGTAAGCACCAGGGTTTCGGCGCGAAGCTTTGTATCCATCCGAAACAGGTCGACGCGGTGCACCGCTGCTATCGCCCGAGCGCGGAGGAACTGGCGTGGGCCGCCCGAGTTGCTGAGGCCGCAAGCATGGCCGACTCGGGTGCGATTACCGTGGACGGGAAGATGGTCGATAAGCCTGTGCTACTGCGTGCCGAGCGGATTCTTGCGCTTGCCGCCGCGCTGAGTCAGCCGGCCAGAGAGGCAGTGGCGGTGGTTGGATGA
- a CDS encoding electron transfer flavoprotein subunit alpha/FixB family protein, which translates to MTNLVIAEHDNHSIKAATLNTVAAAQKIGGDVHVLVAGHNAQAAADAAAKIAGVAKVLLADAPQLEQGLAENVEATVIAIAKNYSHILAPATAAGKNVTPRIAAKLDVAQISDITAVDSPDTFERPIYAGNAIATVQSVDPIKVITVRTTAFDPVAAEGGSAAVEKLEAAADSGLTQFVGREVTKLDRPELTSAKVIVSGGRGLGSGENYTKVLEPLADKLNAALGASRAAVDAGYVPNDYQVGQTGKIVAPQLYVAVGISGAIQHLAGMKDSKVIVAINKDEEAPIFSVADYGLVGDLFAAAPELVNAI; encoded by the coding sequence ATGACGAATCTGGTTATTGCTGAACACGACAATCACTCGATCAAGGCAGCGACGCTGAACACCGTCGCTGCAGCACAGAAGATTGGCGGCGACGTGCACGTGCTGGTCGCGGGCCACAACGCCCAGGCTGCAGCGGACGCAGCCGCGAAGATCGCAGGCGTGGCGAAGGTGCTGCTCGCCGACGCGCCGCAACTCGAACAGGGTCTTGCAGAGAACGTCGAAGCGACGGTTATTGCGATCGCCAAGAACTACTCGCACATCCTGGCGCCGGCAACGGCAGCGGGCAAGAACGTCACGCCACGTATCGCCGCGAAGCTCGACGTCGCGCAGATCAGCGACATCACGGCCGTGGATTCGCCGGACACGTTCGAGCGTCCGATCTACGCGGGCAATGCGATCGCGACGGTGCAATCGGTCGATCCGATCAAGGTCATCACCGTTCGCACGACGGCGTTTGATCCCGTTGCTGCCGAAGGCGGCAGCGCCGCGGTCGAGAAGCTCGAAGCGGCAGCAGACAGCGGCCTGACGCAGTTCGTCGGCCGTGAAGTCACGAAGCTCGACCGTCCGGAACTCACGAGCGCGAAGGTCATCGTCTCGGGTGGGCGTGGTCTGGGCAGTGGCGAAAACTACACGAAGGTTCTTGAGCCGCTCGCCGACAAGCTCAACGCCGCACTCGGCGCCTCGCGCGCAGCAGTCGATGCGGGCTACGTGCCGAACGACTACCAGGTCGGCCAGACCGGCAAGATCGTCGCGCCGCAACTGTACGTGGCAGTCGGCATCTCGGGTGCGATCCAGCATCTGGCCGGCATGAAGGACTCGAAGGTGATCGTCGCGATCAACAAGGACGAAGAAGCACCGATCTTCAGCGTGGCCGACTATGGCCTCGTGGGCGATCTGTTTGCAGCCGCACCGGAGCTTGTCAATGCTATCTGA
- a CDS encoding electron transfer flavoprotein subunit beta/FixA family protein: MKVLVPVKRVVDYNVKVRVKSDGTGVDIANVKMSMNPFDEIAVEEAVRLKEAGVVTEVIAVSAGVTQAQETLRTALAIGADRAILIESNEDLQPLAVAKLLKALVDKEQPQLIILGKQAIDDDSNQTGQMLAALAGLPQATFASKVVVADGKATVSREVDGGAETLSLKLPAVITTDLRLNEPRYVTLPNIMKAKKKPLETLKPEDLGVDVTPRLKTLKVAEPPKRSAGVKVPDVKTLVEKLKTEAKVL, encoded by the coding sequence TTGAAGGTTCTAGTGCCAGTCAAACGCGTAGTCGATTACAACGTGAAGGTTCGTGTGAAGTCGGATGGCACGGGCGTCGATATCGCGAACGTGAAGATGTCGATGAACCCGTTCGACGAAATCGCTGTGGAAGAAGCGGTGCGTCTGAAGGAAGCGGGCGTGGTGACGGAAGTCATCGCCGTTTCCGCGGGCGTGACGCAAGCGCAGGAAACGCTGCGCACGGCGCTGGCCATCGGCGCGGATCGCGCGATCCTCATCGAGTCGAATGAAGACCTGCAACCGCTGGCTGTCGCCAAGCTGCTGAAGGCGCTGGTCGACAAGGAACAGCCGCAGCTGATCATCCTCGGCAAGCAGGCTATCGACGACGACTCGAACCAGACCGGCCAGATGCTCGCCGCTTTGGCGGGTTTGCCGCAAGCGACGTTCGCCTCGAAGGTGGTGGTTGCCGACGGCAAGGCGACCGTGTCGCGCGAAGTGGACGGCGGCGCGGAAACGCTGTCGCTCAAGCTGCCCGCAGTCATCACGACCGACCTGCGGCTGAACGAGCCGCGCTACGTCACGCTGCCGAACATCATGAAGGCGAAGAAGAAGCCCCTCGAAACGCTCAAGCCGGAAGACCTGGGCGTCGATGTCACGCCGCGTCTGAAGACGCTGAAGGTTGCCGAGCCGCCGAAGCGCAGCGCAGGCGTGAAGGTGCCGGACGTGAAGACGCTGGTCGAGAAGCTGAAGACCGAAGCCAAGGTGCTGTAA
- a CDS encoding nitroreductase — MSTYPESFEALVRRRQSIRQFFDTPVPKEVIESVLSDAQRSPSNCNTQPWQVHIVSGEKRDELSTALLDAHDNSRPSPDFYFDMAEYPEPYVERNHAHAKARYDALGIARDDREGRAANLRRNLEFFDAPHVALLFMPQFGDGVRVAGDLGMYGQTFLLSLTARGLGGIPQTMLGLYADTVRDALKIESQFRMLYGISFGYPDRRHPINGYRVGRVPIGESVVFHE; from the coding sequence ATGAGCACGTACCCCGAAAGTTTCGAGGCGCTGGTCCGTCGGCGTCAATCCATTCGTCAGTTCTTCGATACGCCTGTTCCGAAGGAGGTCATCGAGTCCGTTCTTAGCGATGCCCAACGGAGTCCCTCCAACTGCAACACTCAGCCCTGGCAGGTCCATATCGTTTCAGGGGAAAAGCGGGATGAACTCTCCACTGCATTGCTGGATGCGCACGACAACTCGCGGCCGTCTCCTGACTTCTACTTTGACATGGCAGAGTATCCGGAGCCGTATGTTGAGCGCAATCATGCACACGCCAAAGCACGCTACGATGCACTCGGTATCGCTCGTGACGACAGAGAAGGACGAGCCGCAAACCTGAGACGCAATCTCGAGTTCTTCGACGCGCCGCACGTCGCACTTCTTTTCATGCCGCAGTTCGGGGATGGCGTTCGTGTCGCTGGAGACCTCGGCATGTATGGGCAAACGTTTTTGCTCTCGTTGACCGCCCGCGGGCTTGGAGGAATTCCGCAAACGATGCTCGGTCTGTATGCCGACACGGTAAGGGATGCTCTTAAAATCGAATCGCAGTTCAGGATGCTCTATGGTATTTCGTTCGGCTACCCTGACAGGCGCCATCCCATCAACGGTTACCGTGTGGGGCGTGTACCGATTGGCGAGAGCGTCGTGTTCCACGAATAG
- a CDS encoding MFS transporter translates to MATPTICTPASATAGRSPTLSIALMAVAAFTLVSTEFSTLGLLPSLARELHISISAAGQLVSLYALTVTVCGPFLTAWLSHVNRKKLFIAITIVFAISNAFSALADSFWLLAFARFISAAVLPVFWGTASESAGQLVGPQKAGKAVATVYIGITAGFVFGIPLSTFTANHFGWRGSFWGLAALSLAVALLMAVLMPALPASPRREAGTRQTAILKDGRFLLHVVLSTLVFTAMFTAYTYLAETLERVVGIPSQQLGWWLMGFGAVGMVGNYIGGHLADRSAIGATIVLLFALAIAMAVVVPTVSIRPALVTALAVWGICFTALFPVSQVRVMQAGKSAQALAGTMNISAANGGIALGAAIGGLVVQTLGLTSLEYVASALAVLSLALGVVLLKMRAS, encoded by the coding sequence ATGGCAACTCCCACGATATGCACGCCTGCGTCGGCGACGGCAGGACGTAGCCCGACGCTATCTATCGCCTTGATGGCGGTTGCAGCTTTCACACTGGTCTCTACGGAGTTCTCCACCCTCGGTTTACTCCCTTCGCTTGCGCGCGAATTGCACATCTCGATATCGGCGGCAGGCCAACTGGTCAGCCTGTATGCGCTCACGGTAACGGTCTGTGGGCCGTTTCTCACAGCCTGGCTTAGCCACGTAAATCGCAAGAAGCTGTTCATCGCCATCACAATCGTGTTCGCGATTTCAAACGCGTTTTCGGCCCTTGCCGACAGCTTTTGGCTTCTCGCGTTTGCGAGATTTATCTCTGCCGCTGTACTACCGGTTTTTTGGGGGACGGCGAGCGAAAGTGCCGGGCAACTGGTCGGGCCGCAGAAGGCTGGCAAGGCGGTAGCGACCGTGTACATAGGCATCACCGCCGGGTTTGTCTTTGGAATTCCGCTGAGTACCTTCACCGCGAACCACTTTGGTTGGCGCGGGAGCTTCTGGGGGCTTGCGGCGCTATCGCTCGCCGTGGCACTCCTGATGGCAGTTTTGATGCCGGCTCTTCCGGCATCCCCTCGACGCGAGGCTGGCACGCGCCAGACAGCCATCCTCAAGGACGGCCGATTTCTTCTCCATGTCGTGCTCTCGACGCTGGTCTTTACGGCGATGTTCACCGCGTACACATACCTTGCCGAGACGCTCGAACGAGTTGTGGGGATTCCCTCGCAGCAGCTTGGCTGGTGGTTAATGGGCTTCGGCGCGGTGGGGATGGTCGGCAACTACATCGGAGGGCACTTGGCGGACCGCAGCGCGATAGGGGCAACCATCGTCTTGCTGTTCGCCTTGGCTATAGCGATGGCAGTCGTTGTTCCCACCGTTTCCATCCGGCCGGCGCTCGTTACCGCCCTTGCCGTCTGGGGCATCTGCTTCACGGCTCTGTTCCCTGTTTCACAGGTCCGGGTGATGCAGGCAGGCAAAAGCGCGCAGGCACTAGCCGGAACGATGAATATTTCGGCCGCGAATGGCGGTATTGCCTTGGGCGCGGCCATCGGAGGCTTGGTGGTTCAAACGTTAGGTTTGACGTCTCTTGAGTACGTCGCGAGCGCGCTTGCTGTGCTCTCACTTGCGTTGGGAGTTGTTCTGCTGAAAATGCGCGCAAGCTGA
- a CDS encoding LysR family transcriptional regulator — protein sequence MHVAERLKGIDVFVCVAESGSFTAAANRLSLTVSAVSKGIARLETRLQVRLFDRSTRKLTLTDEGVAYYETCTAVLADLEGAEIALHSDLHKPRGKVHIDLPATYGRMHALPVILRLLDEFPLITPRITLSDRFIDPVVDGVDIFVRIGGSDVWPDEVGHHFLGNQRLIFCASPAYLRKRGKPTNVKELEEHGAINYARSGSVLSPLHLPGRRPDLSEKRQIAGRIAIGDSEGQALAAAAGYGIAQLPTWSVQRMLKEGSLVEVLPELSTDGLPLNLAWLKAREHLPKVSALLDVLKRNLSPV from the coding sequence ATGCACGTGGCTGAGCGGTTAAAAGGGATTGATGTGTTTGTGTGCGTCGCAGAGTCGGGTTCGTTTACTGCCGCTGCAAACCGCTTGAGCCTGACCGTATCGGCAGTCAGCAAAGGTATTGCGCGACTGGAGACACGTTTGCAGGTTAGGCTTTTCGACCGGTCGACTCGCAAGCTGACGTTGACCGACGAGGGCGTTGCCTACTACGAAACCTGCACAGCGGTGCTTGCGGACCTGGAAGGCGCCGAAATCGCGCTTCACAGCGACCTGCACAAACCTCGGGGCAAGGTCCACATCGACCTCCCAGCCACCTATGGGCGGATGCATGCCCTTCCGGTCATTCTTCGGCTACTGGACGAGTTCCCACTCATTACCCCACGCATCACGCTTTCTGATAGATTTATTGACCCGGTCGTCGACGGCGTCGATATCTTCGTGCGGATTGGTGGGTCTGATGTATGGCCCGACGAAGTGGGTCATCATTTCTTGGGCAACCAGCGATTGATCTTTTGCGCATCGCCCGCCTATCTGCGAAAGCGCGGGAAGCCAACGAACGTGAAAGAACTTGAGGAACATGGCGCGATTAACTATGCACGTAGCGGCAGCGTCCTATCCCCCTTGCACCTGCCAGGTCGCCGGCCAGACCTTTCTGAAAAACGTCAAATCGCTGGCCGCATCGCTATCGGCGACTCTGAAGGCCAAGCGCTGGCTGCGGCTGCCGGATACGGAATCGCCCAACTGCCGACATGGTCTGTCCAGCGCATGCTGAAAGAAGGAAGCCTGGTCGAGGTGCTGCCCGAACTCTCGACAGATGGACTGCCGCTCAATCTGGCATGGCTGAAAGCCCGAGAGCACCTGCCGAAGGTGAGTGCGCTGCTGGACGTTCTCAAGCGCAACTTGTCCCCGGTCTGA
- a CDS encoding D-amino acid dehydrogenase: MSKIAVIGAGITGVTTAYALLQRGFEVTVFERHRYAAMDTSFANGGQLSVSNAEVWNSRATIAKGLRWMLTRDAPLLMNPRPSWHKYSWIAEFLKQIPRYRENTIETVRLALAARKHLFEIAERESIDFDLEKRGILHFYATRSEFEAAAKVNELLRDGGLERRAVTPAEIRSLEPTLRGEFFGGFFTKSDSTGDIHKFTRGLADACVQHGAEFFFDTKVEAIEGGRAGKVEIRAESNGERFVSEFDSVVICAGVGSRAFAASLGEHVNVYPVKGYSITVCLDDEHSRENAPWRSLLDDKAKIVTSRLGADRFRVAGTAELNGFNRDIRADRIEPLVRWTREHFPGISTSRVIPWAGLRPMLPSMLPRVGRGKLRGVFYNTGHGHLGWTLSAATAEMVANAVQDENQAHAGLRYASATPG; this comes from the coding sequence ATGTCAAAAATCGCCGTTATCGGCGCCGGCATTACCGGCGTCACGACTGCCTACGCTCTCCTCCAACGCGGCTTCGAAGTCACTGTGTTTGAGCGTCATCGCTACGCCGCGATGGATACGTCATTCGCCAATGGTGGTCAACTGTCGGTGAGCAACGCCGAAGTGTGGAATAGCCGCGCTACTATCGCCAAGGGCTTGCGGTGGATGTTGACCCGTGATGCACCACTCCTCATGAATCCTCGGCCTAGCTGGCACAAATACAGCTGGATTGCGGAGTTCCTCAAGCAAATACCGCGCTATCGGGAAAACACAATCGAGACGGTACGTCTTGCGCTTGCCGCAAGGAAGCATTTGTTCGAAATCGCGGAGCGGGAGAGTATCGATTTCGACCTTGAGAAGCGAGGCATTCTACATTTCTACGCTACTCGTTCGGAGTTCGAAGCGGCGGCAAAAGTCAACGAACTCTTGCGCGATGGCGGACTTGAGCGTCGCGCGGTGACACCGGCTGAAATCCGTTCGCTTGAGCCGACCCTGCGTGGAGAATTCTTTGGTGGCTTCTTCACCAAATCGGATTCCACGGGCGACATTCACAAGTTCACTCGTGGCCTCGCAGACGCTTGTGTGCAGCATGGTGCCGAGTTCTTCTTCGACACGAAAGTCGAGGCAATTGAAGGAGGGCGGGCCGGTAAAGTAGAGATACGCGCTGAATCTAACGGTGAACGATTCGTGAGTGAGTTTGACAGCGTGGTCATTTGCGCGGGCGTTGGTAGCCGAGCCTTCGCTGCGAGTCTGGGAGAGCACGTCAACGTCTACCCAGTGAAAGGATATTCAATTACGGTGTGCCTCGACGACGAGCATAGCCGCGAGAATGCGCCGTGGCGGAGTCTGCTGGATGACAAGGCTAAGATTGTGACAAGCCGCCTCGGCGCAGACCGCTTCCGGGTCGCCGGAACGGCGGAGCTGAACGGGTTCAACCGAGACATTCGTGCTGACCGCATCGAGCCACTGGTGCGCTGGACTCGCGAGCATTTTCCGGGTATCTCGACGTCGCGCGTTATTCCGTGGGCAGGGCTGCGCCCGATGTTACCGAGCATGCTGCCCCGTGTTGGACGTGGAAAACTTCGCGGCGTGTTTTACAACACTGGACACGGTCATCTCGGATGGACGCTTTCCGCAGCAACTGCAGAGATGGTTGCCAATGCAGTCCAGGATGAGAATCAGGCTCACGCAGGGTTGCGATATGCGTCGGCTACACCGGGTTAA
- a CDS encoding LysR family transcriptional regulator → MDRLISMTVFARAAELGSFSAAAEALQMSSQLVGKHVQTLEQHLGARLLNRTTRRQRLTEVGAAYYDRVKLILAEVDSAEGLVAEAHRKPQGRLRISAPVTFGNYALSRKLPDYLLAYPDVSLELSLSNRYVDLLSEGFDAVFRIGELTDSGLVARPLAPYRMKLCAAPSYLAEAAPINVPQDLAFHICLGFQHPELGSHWTFCGHQGVMSVPISGRLTVDSGEALMAAARAGMGLLLQPAELVEDDIAAGRLVEVLRDFPAPSRPLHILFAPDRRMTPKLRSFLDFFVKMFGSTERKL, encoded by the coding sequence ATGGACCGCTTGATAAGCATGACCGTCTTCGCCAGGGCCGCAGAACTGGGCTCTTTCTCCGCCGCTGCGGAGGCGCTCCAGATGTCATCGCAGCTTGTGGGCAAGCACGTGCAGACACTTGAGCAACATCTCGGGGCGCGACTCTTGAATCGAACGACACGACGTCAGCGTCTCACTGAGGTTGGTGCGGCCTACTACGACCGCGTCAAGCTCATCCTCGCGGAGGTCGATTCCGCCGAGGGGTTAGTGGCTGAGGCTCATCGAAAGCCGCAAGGCCGGTTGCGGATTAGTGCACCTGTGACATTCGGCAACTATGCGCTATCGCGAAAACTACCCGACTATCTCTTAGCGTATCCAGATGTGTCACTCGAACTATCCTTGTCGAATCGATACGTGGACCTCCTCAGCGAGGGTTTCGACGCGGTCTTTCGCATTGGAGAACTGACCGACAGTGGGCTGGTCGCGCGTCCGCTTGCTCCGTATCGTATGAAGCTTTGTGCCGCCCCTTCGTATCTTGCTGAAGCTGCGCCCATCAACGTACCCCAGGACCTGGCTTTCCACATCTGCCTGGGATTCCAGCACCCGGAACTGGGGAGTCACTGGACGTTCTGCGGGCATCAGGGTGTTATGTCGGTGCCTATTTCTGGCAGGCTGACTGTAGACAGCGGCGAGGCCCTTATGGCTGCCGCGCGCGCTGGAATGGGGCTGCTCCTTCAGCCGGCGGAGCTTGTCGAAGACGACATTGCTGCTGGGCGACTCGTGGAGGTTCTGCGAGATTTCCCGGCTCCGAGCCGCCCCCTTCACATCCTCTTTGCACCGGACAGGAGGATGACGCCGAAGCTCCGGTCCTTCCTCGACTTTTTCGTGAAAATGTTCGGTAGTACGGAGAGAAAACTCTGA
- a CDS encoding NADPH-dependent F420 reductase, with amino-acid sequence MKVAIIGTGNMGSALAAVLATAGHKVSIAAREQARAKDLAERVGHGAVAVELSKSANDAEVVILAVPYEALVEAARAAGNLEGKVVIDISNPITADYKDLLIGHTTSAAEQLQSAIPGAKVVKAFNTVFARLLAPEARQSKALQTFIAGDDTSANELVSSLAKSAGFEPVESGPLSNSRFIEPIGEMNIHFGYFLGKGPNVAPAWAAY; translated from the coding sequence ATGAAAGTAGCAATCATTGGCACCGGCAACATGGGTTCAGCTCTCGCGGCGGTGCTCGCGACTGCCGGCCACAAAGTCAGCATCGCAGCACGCGAACAGGCGAGGGCCAAAGACCTCGCGGAAAGAGTGGGACACGGCGCGGTTGCCGTCGAACTCTCCAAATCGGCGAATGACGCCGAGGTCGTCATCCTCGCTGTCCCGTACGAAGCACTGGTGGAAGCTGCTCGTGCCGCCGGCAATCTCGAAGGGAAGGTTGTCATCGACATCTCGAATCCCATCACTGCTGATTACAAAGACCTCCTGATTGGCCACACGACTTCGGCCGCGGAACAACTGCAGTCTGCAATTCCTGGTGCAAAGGTCGTGAAGGCATTCAACACCGTGTTCGCACGACTCCTCGCGCCTGAGGCACGCCAAAGCAAGGCACTGCAAACCTTCATCGCTGGAGACGATACTTCGGCCAACGAACTCGTCTCTTCGCTTGCAAAGTCGGCTGGCTTCGAACCCGTCGAATCAGGTCCTCTCAGCAACAGCCGGTTCATTGAGCCCATCGGTGAGATGAACATCCATTTCGGCTACTTCCTCGGTAAAGGACCCAATGTAGCCCCCGCATGGGCCGCATACTGA
- a CDS encoding cupin domain-containing protein: MRTIELNEATIAARVARFETLKPLEIQQDSSIPLEAKDLIYSRKLMSVIGLESSAKTPINANAPVVGAGGITITYAACPPGTGPSLHAHQKTFETFTVLRGRFEFSLNDDGSEKVILEPFDVISVPPKVNRCFRCIADEEGLLQVVISGGVHDLNDIDMAPSVGEKLGAFGAQVKARFEEVGFTFEAHKDGVDA; this comes from the coding sequence GTGAGAACGATTGAACTAAACGAGGCGACAATTGCGGCCAGAGTCGCACGTTTTGAAACATTGAAACCCCTCGAAATTCAGCAGGATTCCTCTATTCCGCTCGAGGCAAAGGACCTCATCTATTCACGCAAACTCATGTCGGTGATTGGGCTCGAAAGCTCCGCAAAGACGCCCATCAACGCCAATGCGCCTGTTGTCGGCGCCGGTGGAATAACCATCACCTACGCCGCGTGCCCGCCAGGAACGGGGCCGTCACTGCACGCGCATCAGAAGACCTTCGAAACCTTCACCGTGCTCCGCGGGCGATTTGAGTTCAGTCTCAACGACGATGGCTCGGAAAAGGTAATCCTCGAGCCGTTCGACGTGATTTCGGTACCGCCGAAAGTGAATCGTTGCTTCCGTTGCATCGCGGATGAGGAAGGGCTCTTGCAGGTGGTCATTTCCGGCGGCGTGCATGACCTCAACGACATTGACATGGCACCTTCAGTTGGCGAGAAGCTTGGCGCTTTTGGTGCCCAAGTCAAGGCGCGGTTCGAGGAAGTCGGCTTCACGTTCGAGGCGCACAAAGACGGAGTAGATGCGTAG